A part of Vigna radiata var. radiata cultivar VC1973A chromosome 11, Vradiata_ver6, whole genome shotgun sequence genomic DNA contains:
- the LOC106777331 gene encoding uncharacterized protein LOC106777331, giving the protein MHHTTLQLKSVAISSWTIFMPSPFPSSLANTSTHNYSSLCFSLKDFDLRKRGRTVLCSARRQIRYQDEDEDRDDEEYGHNEEITKLEIYTQSAKGEALLVHALVDQEEVELLIFKGFSSCLSYSTSPDPTRSIVPARAVIVSIDRVKGPFDPSNIEYLQKGVTWEGFKTKFLSN; this is encoded by the exons ATGCATCACACCACACTTCAATTGAAAAGTGTTGCCATTTCTTCATGGACAATATTTATGCCATCACCATTTCCATCTTCTCTTGCAAACACTTCCACTCACAATTACTCAAGCTTGTGTTTTTCCCTCAAAGATTTTGATTTGAGAAAAAGAGGCAGAACAGTTTTGTGTTCAGCAAGGAGGCAAATTAGATACCAAGACGAAGATGAAGATAGAGATGATGAAGAGTATGGTCACAATGAAGAGATTACAAAGTTGGAGATTTATACTCAGTCAGCAAAAGGAGAAGCACTTCTTGTGCATGCACTTGTGGACCAAGAGGAAGTAGAATTGCTTATCTTCAag GGGTTCTCTTCATGCTTGAGTTACAGTACCTCACCAGATCCAACAAGAAGCATTGTTCCAGCGAGGGCAGTGATAGTGTCCATAGATAGAGTGAAAGGACCTTTTGATCCTTCTAATATAGAGTATCTGCAAAAGGGTGTAACATGGGAAGGATTCAAGACTAAATTTCTCTCTAATTAA